A region from the Pleurocapsa minor HA4230-MV1 genome encodes:
- a CDS encoding NAD(P)H-quinone oxidoreductase subunit 4, producing MESIQMPWLTAIIALPLIASAAIPLLPDKDGKTVRWYALYVGLANLSLMVYGFWEHYSFSTTGMQLQETYSWIPQLGLNWSVGVDGLSMPLILLSGLITTLAILASWKVDHKPKLYYFLVLVLYSAQIGVFAAQDLMLFFLMWEIELVPVYLLISIWGGEKRLYAATKFILYTALASIFILVSGLALAFYGDNITFNLTELALKDYPLSLSLLAYAGFLIAFGVKLPIFPLHTWLPDAHSQASAPISMILAGVLLKMGGYALIRFNIEILPAAHIKFAPLLVILGVINIVYGAFTAFGQTNLKRRLASSSISHMGFVLIGIASFTDLGLNGAMLQMLSHGLIAAALFFLSGATYDRTHTLMMDEMGGMAKSMPKTFAMFTTGAMASLALPGMSGFVGELTIFLGIATSDVYSQTFKTIIIFLTAVGLIITPIYLLSMLRQVFYGESNPKLKLDNWQLDAQPREILIATCLLLPVIGIGLYPKLATNTYDLKTVEIASKAREALPIIVQQQIDRAGDRYNFISGTTSLLQDAIALNAPQLP from the coding sequence ATGGAAAGTATTCAAATGCCTTGGTTAACTGCCATCATTGCCCTACCTTTAATTGCCTCCGCTGCGATTCCTTTGCTCCCCGATAAAGATGGCAAAACTGTTAGATGGTATGCCCTATATGTCGGTTTGGCGAACCTAAGCTTAATGGTTTACGGATTTTGGGAGCATTACAGTTTCAGCACTACGGGAATGCAGCTGCAAGAAACCTACTCTTGGATACCTCAACTGGGTTTAAATTGGTCTGTAGGGGTTGATGGTCTATCGATGCCATTGATTTTACTATCTGGTTTGATTACTACCCTAGCGATTTTGGCTTCTTGGAAAGTAGACCATAAACCAAAGCTTTATTACTTCCTAGTCCTAGTTTTGTATAGCGCGCAAATTGGCGTATTTGCTGCTCAAGACTTAATGCTCTTTTTCCTCATGTGGGAAATAGAACTAGTACCTGTATATCTGTTGATTTCAATTTGGGGTGGTGAAAAGCGTCTTTATGCAGCGACTAAATTTATTCTCTATACAGCTTTAGCATCGATCTTTATCTTAGTCTCAGGTTTAGCTCTGGCTTTTTATGGCGACAATATTACCTTCAATCTGACTGAGCTAGCTTTAAAAGATTACCCCCTATCTTTGAGCTTGTTGGCTTATGCTGGTTTTTTAATTGCTTTCGGCGTCAAGCTCCCAATATTTCCTCTTCATACCTGGCTTCCTGATGCTCATAGTCAAGCTTCTGCACCAATATCAATGATCTTGGCTGGTGTACTCTTAAAAATGGGTGGATATGCCTTAATACGCTTCAATATTGAGATTCTACCTGCTGCTCATATTAAGTTTGCCCCACTGTTAGTCATCTTAGGCGTAATTAACATTGTCTACGGAGCTTTCACCGCTTTTGGACAAACAAACCTCAAACGCAGATTAGCCTCCTCTTCGATTTCCCACATGGGTTTCGTCTTGATTGGTATTGCCTCCTTTACCGACTTAGGATTAAACGGCGCAATGTTACAGATGCTCTCTCATGGTTTAATTGCTGCTGCTTTATTCTTTCTCTCAGGTGCTACTTACGATCGCACCCATACTTTGATGATGGACGAGATGGGAGGAATGGCAAAGTCAATGCCTAAAACATTCGCCATGTTTACCACAGGAGCGATGGCTTCTTTGGCCTTACCTGGAATGAGTGGCTTTGTGGGAGAATTAACCATATTTCTGGGAATTGCCACCAGTGATGTCTATAGCCAAACTTTTAAGACAATAATTATTTTCTTAACCGCCGTAGGTTTAATTATCACGCCAATCTATCTACTATCAATGTTACGTCAGGTGTTTTATGGCGAAAGTAACCCCAAGCTAAAATTAGACAACTGGCAACTTGATGCTCAACCTCGCGAAATTTTAATTGCTACCTGTTTACTACTACCAGTTATAGGGATTGGTTTATATCCTAAATTAGCGACCAACACCTACGATCTAAAAACTGTAGAAATAGCATCAAAAGCCCGCGAAGCATTACCGATAATTGTGCAACAGCAGATCGATCGAGCAGGTGATCGATACAATTTTATCTCTGGGACAACTTCATTGTTGCAGGATGCGATCGCCTTAAATGCGCCTCAACTACCTTAG
- a CDS encoding insulinase family protein → MKSNRASCFGITKSRWIVLIAIAVLWWNCAGLSVLAATQTQPKSSIQPYINRVIEQVTEFTLDNGLQFIVLENHEAPVVSFVTYANVGGVDEPDGQTGVAHFLEHLAFKGTKKIGTTNYPAEAKELDKLDTIFAEIQQVQKSGDKTKLAQLTEQFVATQAAANQYVQQNKFGEIVDTAGGVDLNAATSADYTSYFYSFPANKLELWMSLESERFLEPVFREFYQEKQVILEERRMRTDNSPIGKMIEEFLDTAYDIHPYKRPVIGYEGDINALSRENVEKFFKTYYSPNNLTMAIAGDVYPDEVQKLAKTYFGRFKAQSQTQPSVVTKVEPPQSKTKTVTVTFPSQPWYLEGYHIPALSDPDYGVYEVIAQLLSSGRTSRLYKSLVEEQQLALSAEGFSGFPGDKYPNLMLVYALTSPGTSVDRLGTALRAEIERLKTESVTPEELEQVKTQLKAGLLRTLDSNMGMARVLAEYQGKTGSWRNIFEELKKLEAITPQDIQRVALKTFTEENRTIGKLLPPTGSRK, encoded by the coding sequence ATGAAATCAAATAGAGCTAGTTGTTTTGGGATAACTAAATCGCGCTGGATAGTTTTAATCGCGATCGCGGTTTTATGGTGGAATTGTGCTGGTTTATCCGTCTTAGCTGCAACTCAAACTCAACCAAAGTCATCAATTCAGCCCTATATTAATCGGGTAATAGAACAAGTTACCGAGTTTACCCTTGATAATGGTTTACAGTTTATTGTCCTGGAAAATCATGAAGCTCCCGTGGTTTCTTTCGTCACCTACGCTAATGTGGGAGGAGTTGATGAACCCGATGGTCAAACTGGTGTAGCTCATTTCCTTGAACATCTGGCTTTTAAAGGTACTAAAAAGATTGGCACTACTAATTATCCCGCTGAAGCTAAAGAACTAGATAAACTCGACACAATTTTTGCGGAGATTCAACAGGTACAAAAGTCAGGAGATAAAACAAAACTGGCACAGCTAACAGAACAGTTTGTGGCAACTCAAGCAGCGGCGAATCAATATGTTCAACAAAATAAATTTGGCGAGATTGTAGATACGGCGGGGGGAGTAGATTTAAATGCAGCTACTTCTGCCGATTACACTAGTTATTTTTATAGTTTTCCTGCCAACAAGCTAGAACTCTGGATGTCTTTAGAATCGGAAAGATTTCTCGAACCAGTATTCCGCGAATTTTATCAAGAAAAACAGGTGATTCTGGAAGAGAGAAGAATGCGGACTGATAATTCTCCCATCGGTAAAATGATCGAAGAATTTTTAGATACCGCCTATGATATTCATCCCTACAAACGACCTGTAATTGGCTACGAAGGAGATATTAACGCTCTGTCGAGAGAAAATGTCGAAAAGTTTTTCAAGACTTATTACTCACCGAATAATTTAACTATGGCGATCGCAGGAGATGTGTATCCTGACGAAGTACAAAAATTAGCCAAAACTTATTTCGGGCGTTTTAAAGCTCAATCCCAAACTCAACCCAGCGTCGTTACTAAAGTAGAGCCTCCCCAGTCAAAAACTAAAACAGTTACGGTCACTTTTCCTTCACAACCTTGGTATCTCGAAGGCTATCATATTCCCGCTTTGAGCGATCCTGATTATGGGGTATATGAAGTCATTGCCCAACTATTAAGTAGTGGCAGAACCTCACGTCTCTATAAATCTTTAGTAGAGGAACAGCAGTTAGCGCTCTCCGCCGAAGGTTTCAGCGGTTTTCCTGGCGATAAGTATCCCAATTTAATGTTAGTTTATGCTCTCACTTCCCCTGGTACTAGCGTCGATCGCTTAGGTACGGCGTTAAGAGCCGAAATTGAACGCCTAAAAACCGAATCTGTAACCCCAGAAGAACTCGAACAGGTCAAAACTCAACTCAAAGCAGGTTTATTACGTACTCTAGATTCCAATATGGGTATGGCGAGGGTGCTAGCAGAATATCAGGGAAAAACTGGAAGTTGGCGCAATATATTTGAGGAATTAAAGAAACTAGAAGCTATTACTCCTCAAGATATTCAGCGAGTTGCCCTCAAAACATTTACTGAGGAAAATCGTACTATTGGCAAGTTACTTCCTCCTACAGGAAGTAGGAAATAG
- a CDS encoding tetratricopeptide repeat protein, with the protein MAIEWESSDYQDALTELNLELQQNPDDIDAYYARSELYYSVEDYDAGIKDLNAILQRNSQEVLAYMFRAYGYGQLNNYRLAIDDYNTVLDLSPKYAKAYFNRGTTYHKLEQYQQAIADFDLAIKIDPDYADAYYNRAIVKNQLEYYQEAIADYTEVIRLQPNEQAAYYNRGNTYNKIKQYSQALADYNRAISLKPEDLEAYYNRANVYHKTQAYSEAIADYNHVIKFNSRHAPTYYNRGTTYLATQDFDQAIVDFTKAIKLNPNYTEAYYNRAVAANKIGEYQKAIADHQQAIKLKPNYAEAYGNLGLVYQTIGDKKQAIKHLKQAATLFKQQNNQALSQYVEDKLASFN; encoded by the coding sequence ATGGCTATAGAATGGGAATCGTCAGATTATCAAGATGCTCTGACAGAGTTAAACCTCGAATTACAGCAAAATCCCGACGATATTGATGCCTATTATGCTAGAAGCGAACTTTACTATAGCGTAGAAGACTATGATGCAGGGATCAAAGATCTTAATGCGATTCTGCAACGAAACAGTCAAGAGGTTTTAGCCTACATGTTTCGTGCTTATGGTTACGGACAGTTAAACAATTATCGGCTCGCTATTGATGATTACAATACTGTCTTAGATTTATCTCCTAAGTATGCCAAGGCTTATTTTAATCGCGGTACTACATACCATAAATTAGAACAATATCAGCAAGCGATCGCCGATTTTGATTTAGCTATAAAAATCGATCCCGACTATGCCGATGCTTACTACAACCGAGCTATAGTTAAAAATCAGTTAGAGTATTATCAAGAAGCGATCGCCGACTATACGGAGGTAATTCGCCTACAACCGAATGAGCAAGCAGCCTACTATAACCGAGGCAACACCTACAATAAAATAAAACAATATTCTCAAGCTCTAGCAGATTATAATCGAGCCATTTCCCTTAAGCCCGAAGATTTAGAAGCTTACTATAATCGGGCTAATGTTTACCATAAAACTCAAGCTTATTCTGAGGCGATCGCTGACTATAACCATGTCATCAAATTTAATTCTCGTCACGCACCAACCTATTACAATCGGGGAACAACTTATTTAGCGACTCAGGATTTTGACCAGGCGATCGTTGATTTCACTAAGGCAATCAAACTTAATCCCAACTATACCGAAGCTTATTACAATCGTGCTGTGGCAGCTAACAAAATTGGGGAATATCAAAAAGCGATCGCCGATCATCAACAGGCGATTAAGCTCAAACCCAACTATGCTGAAGCTTATGGCAACTTGGGGTTAGTTTATCAAACTATAGGAGATAAAAAGCAGGCAATTAAGCACCTCAAGCAGGCAGCAACGCTATTTAAACAGCAAAATAATCAGGCTTTATCTCAATATGTGGAAGATAAACTAGCATCTTTTAATTAA
- a CDS encoding DUF86 domain-containing protein: MTEKKIRSTRYFVEDIIECIHKVKKYASRGKDSFFEDEILQDAIIRRLEIIGEASNRIPKEILEDYPEIPWRQIIGFRNMAIHEYFRVDPQLIWSLVESEELEKLLSAATKILLKLTDVSHEENFGRNP, from the coding sequence ATGACAGAAAAAAAAATTCGCTCTACGAGGTATTTTGTAGAAGACATCATAGAGTGTATTCACAAAGTTAAAAAATATGCTTCAAGGGGAAAGGATAGCTTTTTTGAGGATGAAATTTTACAAGACGCAATCATTCGGAGACTTGAAATTATTGGAGAAGCGAGTAACAGAATTCCCAAAGAGATATTGGAGGACTACCCAGAAATTCCGTGGAGGCAGATTATTGGATTCCGAAATATGGCCATACACGAGTATTTTAGAGTCGATCCTCAGTTAATCTGGTCATTAGTAGAGTCTGAAGAACTGGAAAAACTTTTATCAGCAGCTACCAAAATACTATTAAAACTGACTGATGTATCTCATGAAGAAAATTTTGGGAGAAACCCATAA
- a CDS encoding tetratricopeptide repeat protein has translation MEQKSNLKPQYCNQELTEFNQNLVATYYQRGKSNLRLKNYLAALQDFDTVLEIDPQNVKAYLIRGYTYGEIKDFNQEIANYSTAIVLNPKLAKAYRSRGYAYGILQQYQQAIADLNQAVKLDPNYIQAYFNLACIYHLVAQHHLAIDNFTQVIQLDPQNAQAYYHRGNIYQYLEDYPAAIDDFTQVIVYNPDHAQAYRSRGQVHFQRENYRSAIIDYSQAIFLNPQDWQSLYYQGHSYRQLADYPNAWASYSEVIKLKPRLASIYRDRGYVSGKLKDYTGAIADYTHGIKCEPQHPVNYYHRANAHSFLRQDRQAIADYTKCIELEPNYHQAYFNRGVAYSSLREYHKAIDDYNLALTTLALTNKSQSPVIYNNRGIAYQQLKQYQQAIADYTQAIFLDSDYADAYYNRALVHHLLKNQQKFFQDLATAQNLFLKQKKVKLAQRASEMIQQLDQGI, from the coding sequence GTGGAGCAGAAAAGCAATTTAAAACCCCAATATTGCAATCAGGAATTAACGGAATTTAATCAGAATTTGGTAGCTACCTATTACCAAAGAGGTAAGAGTAATCTTAGGCTGAAAAATTATCTGGCGGCTCTTCAAGATTTTGATACAGTTCTAGAAATCGATCCGCAAAACGTCAAAGCTTATTTAATTCGTGGCTATACCTACGGAGAAATCAAAGATTTTAACCAAGAAATTGCTAATTACAGTACAGCAATTGTCCTTAATCCTAAATTAGCAAAAGCTTACCGTAGTCGAGGCTATGCCTATGGTATTCTGCAACAATATCAACAGGCGATCGCCGATCTCAATCAGGCAGTAAAATTAGACCCTAACTATATTCAAGCCTACTTTAATCTTGCCTGTATTTATCATCTTGTAGCACAACATCATCTTGCTATAGATAATTTTACTCAAGTAATCCAGTTAGACCCACAAAACGCTCAAGCTTATTATCATCGGGGTAATATTTATCAATACCTAGAAGATTATCCAGCCGCGATCGATGATTTTACCCAGGTAATTGTTTATAATCCCGACCATGCTCAAGCATATCGTAGTCGCGGACAGGTGCATTTCCAGCGAGAAAATTATCGCAGTGCCATTATTGACTATAGCCAAGCAATTTTCCTCAATCCACAAGATTGGCAATCCCTTTACTATCAGGGACATTCTTACCGACAGTTGGCAGATTATCCTAATGCTTGGGCAAGCTATAGTGAGGTGATTAAGTTGAAACCTCGATTAGCTAGTATTTATCGGGATCGTGGCTATGTCAGCGGTAAACTAAAAGATTATACTGGAGCGATCGCCGATTACACTCATGGAATTAAATGTGAGCCTCAGCATCCTGTCAATTATTATCATCGGGCTAATGCTCATAGTTTTTTGCGACAAGATCGACAGGCGATCGCCGATTACACTAAATGTATTGAGCTAGAGCCAAATTATCACCAAGCTTATTTTAATCGTGGTGTTGCCTACAGTTCACTGCGAGAATATCATAAGGCGATTGATGATTATAATTTGGCACTGACTACCTTGGCACTGACTAACAAGTCTCAATCACCCGTAATTTATAATAATCGTGGCATTGCTTATCAACAACTTAAGCAATATCAGCAAGCGATCGCCGACTATACCCAGGCAATCTTTTTGGACTCTGACTATGCTGATGCTTATTACAATCGAGCCTTAGTTCACCATCTTTTAAAAAATCAACAGAAATTTTTCCAAGACTTAGCTACAGCCCAAAATCTATTTTTAAAACAGAAAAAAGTTAAGCTAGCACAACGAGCTTCCGAAATGATCCAACAATTAGATCAGGGCATTTAA
- a CDS encoding nucleotidyltransferase domain-containing protein, with the protein MNLEHLKKFKDQILRLAEANKALNIRVFGSVSREQAVDNSDIDFLIDVGEGQNLIDFIRLKQELEDLLKLKVDLAPSTSLREGMRESILNDAILISNL; encoded by the coding sequence ATGAATTTAGAGCATTTAAAAAAGTTTAAGGATCAGATTCTCAGACTTGCAGAAGCAAACAAAGCCTTAAACATTAGAGTGTTCGGTTCTGTCTCAAGAGAACAAGCTGTTGACAATAGCGATATTGATTTTCTGATCGATGTTGGCGAGGGGCAAAACTTAATAGATTTCATCAGACTTAAACAAGAACTAGAAGACCTATTAAAGTTAAAAGTGGATCTTGCTCCCAGTACTAGTCTTCGCGAGGGGATGCGAGAAAGCATTTTAAATGATGCCATCCTCATATCCAATTTATAA
- the upp gene encoding uracil phosphoribosyltransferase produces MTLQLRVYVPEHPLIKHWLAVARDLNTPSVLFKSALSELGRWLAYEAIRNWLPTVDTTVQTPLTQCPGTFVNPEVPLGIVPIMRAGLALLDEVQKVLPLASVYHLGLVRNESSLEPSCYLNKLPKKFNEETRIIILEPMLATGGSIMMAMEEVTKRGVKPDLIRIISIVAAPPALRQLSENYPGLEIYTAMIDEGLNSKGYIVPGLGDAGDRAFGT; encoded by the coding sequence ATGACTTTACAATTGCGCGTTTATGTCCCAGAGCATCCTTTGATTAAACACTGGCTAGCTGTAGCTCGTGATCTCAATACACCATCAGTATTATTTAAAAGTGCTTTATCTGAGCTAGGGCGATGGTTAGCCTATGAAGCGATTAGAAATTGGTTGCCTACCGTAGATACCACGGTACAAACGCCTTTAACTCAATGCCCAGGAACTTTTGTTAATCCTGAAGTTCCTCTGGGCATAGTACCGATCATGCGTGCTGGGTTAGCGCTGTTAGATGAGGTGCAGAAAGTTCTGCCCTTAGCTTCGGTTTATCATTTAGGCTTAGTGCGGAATGAATCTTCCTTAGAGCCAAGCTGTTATTTAAATAAGCTGCCTAAAAAATTTAACGAAGAAACAAGAATAATCATTTTAGAGCCGATGTTAGCCACAGGAGGATCGATTATGATGGCAATGGAGGAAGTTACTAAGCGGGGCGTTAAGCCAGATTTGATTAGGATTATTTCCATCGTGGCTGCTCCTCCTGCCCTCAGACAACTTAGTGAAAATTACCCTGGGTTGGAGATTTATACAGCTATGATTGATGAAGGACTAAATAGCAAAGGATATATTGTTCCAGGTTTAGGCGATGCAGGCGATCGCGCTTTCGGCACGTAG
- a CDS encoding TetR/AcrR family transcriptional regulator: MQIFSQQAWREMRQTPQTEEDTRTKILQAALQLFAKRGYEGTTTKDLAKSAGVAEGTLFRHFQSKKAILIEVATAGWVDILTDLLTELSEMGNYKAVSQVMRRRMLNMRQNSNLMRVCFIEAQYHPELRESIQAEVITKMTDVAEAFFETAMEKGIYRRMNPKIVAKVFLGIFAIAGFSEETIMNPDASPKAMQEMAEGISDIFLRGVLNNEQ, translated from the coding sequence ATGCAAATTTTTTCTCAGCAAGCCTGGCGAGAAATGCGTCAAACTCCTCAAACCGAAGAAGACACACGCACCAAAATCTTACAGGCGGCACTGCAACTATTTGCCAAACGCGGCTACGAAGGTACAACCACCAAGGATTTAGCTAAGTCAGCAGGAGTAGCGGAAGGTACTTTATTTCGCCATTTCCAGAGCAAAAAAGCAATTTTAATTGAGGTAGCTACCGCTGGCTGGGTGGATATTCTCACCGACTTATTAACTGAATTGAGTGAAATGGGTAACTATAAAGCGGTATCGCAAGTAATGCGCCGTCGGATGCTCAATATGCGCCAAAATAGTAACTTAATGCGGGTTTGCTTTATCGAGGCTCAATACCACCCAGAATTAAGAGAGAGCATTCAAGCCGAAGTAATCACCAAAATGACCGATGTAGCAGAAGCATTTTTTGAAACGGCAATGGAAAAAGGTATTTATCGGCGGATGAATCCCAAAATTGTGGCGAAGGTATTTTTGGGTATTTTTGCGATCGCAGGTTTTTCCGAAGAAACCATTATGAACCCCGACGCTTCCCCCAAAGCAATGCAGGAAATGGCAGAAGGCATCTCCGATATTTTTCTGCGAGGCGTTTTGAACAATGAACAATGA